Proteins encoded by one window of Rattus rattus isolate New Zealand chromosome 10, Rrattus_CSIRO_v1, whole genome shotgun sequence:
- the Fcamr gene encoding high affinity immunoglobulin alpha and immunoglobulin mu Fc receptor: protein MTPPHRRPHSRRLQSGSQQFRAHLYSVEAHTAPTTLCCWKNSLSGANALRGPKLVSGETGGTVTIRCHYAPTSVNRHQRKYWCRLGPPLWICYTIVSTNQYTHHDYRGRVALTDVPQSGLFMVRLLQLSLGDTGLYRCGIGDRNDMLFFSVNLTVSAGPSNTTYAAAPASSEPITASPRTASSAANRWTSGVTQVLDGRGSEWDRSAPTTGTSKTTSSTNGRQTLTTARTMVPGTSSREEGSVKVAVSTPEGPAPKSGSLFSTTQGVWVWSTRNSVTTGATTSEGRKQGTTPETDGPREETNVSTSPDAPRETTGTTRPSVLISEHGTWETLQDETKVSKQQMLYSLEGSSPAPSAQTLNATCMEGRTDGNLGNTPEESSPSTPSQLSAAGPMWVSGKGSSMKSTFTERESDSRILTPVSIVLALLLIAALVLLKRRLGGERTSQKTERVPRITLIQMTHFPPDKLPGEGKNLQQSDLPTRASLTVLEKDPGL from the exons GTGCAAACGCATTGAGAGGCCCCAAGCTGGTGTCTGGCGAGACTGGGGGAACTGTCACCATCCGTTGCCATTATGCCCCCACCTCAGTCAACAGgcatcaaagaaaatactggtGCCGCCTGGGGCCTCCATTGTGGATCTGCTACACCATCGTGTCCACCAACCAATACACTCACCACGACTACCGCGGGCGTGTGGCTCTCACCGACGTTCCACAGAGTGGTTTGTTCATGGTGAGGCTGCTCCAGCTGTCCCTAGGTGACACGGGACTTTACCGCTGTGGCATTGGAGACCGAAACGACATGCTGTTCTTCAGCGTGAATCTGACTGTGTCTGCAG GCCCTTCCAACACAACCTATGCAGCAGCTCCAGCTTCTAGTGAGCCCATCACAGCATCTCCTCGGACAGCATCTTCAGCAGCTAACAGATGGACCTCAGGAGTCACCCAGGTCCTAGACGGCCGAGGTTCAGAATGGGACAGATCAGCTCCAACCACAGGTACAAGCAAAACTACATCTTCTACCAACGGAAGACAAACCTTAACAACAGCCAGAACAATGGTTCCAGGGACAAGCAGCAGAGAGGAGGGCTCTGTCAAGGTGGCGGTCTCCACGCCAGAGGGTCCAGCTCCAAAATCAGGGAGTCTGTTCAGTACAACACAGGGTGTCTGGGTGTGGAGCACCAGGAACTCAGTAACAACTGGTGCTACCACGAGTGAGGGTAGGAAGCAAGGCACAACCCCAGAGACTGATGGGCCTCGAGAGGAAACAAATGTCAGCACGTCTCCAGATGCACCCAGGGAGACCACAGGAACCACAAGGCCGTCGGTCCTGATCTCAGAGCATGGGACCTGGGAAACTCTCCAAGATGAAACGAAGGTTTCTAAGCAACAAATGCTGTACTCCCTGGAGGGGTCATCGCCAGCTCCAAGTGCACAGACCTTGAATGCTACATGTATGGAAGGAAGAACTGATGGGAACCTAGGAAACACTCCTGAAGAAAGCAGCCCCTCGACACCAAGCCAGCTCTCAGCAGCAGGCCCTATGTGGGTTTCAGGCAAAGGGTCATCCATGAAGAG tacttttacagaaagagaaagcGACTCTCGGATCCTGACTCCAGTCTCCATTGTGCTGGCCCTGCTTCTAATTGCTGCTCTGGTCCTGCTGAAAAGGAGACTCGGGGGAGAGAGGACCT ctcagaagacagaaagggtGCCAAGGATCACGCTAATTCAGATGACACATTTCCCACCGGATAAGCTCCCTGGAGAGGGTAAGAACTTGCAGCAGAGTGACCTTCCTACCCGAGCCAGCCTGACCGTCCTGGAGAAGGACCCAGGACTCTGA